One window of the archaeon BMS3Bbin15 genome contains the following:
- the pflA gene encoding pyruvate formate-lyase 1-activating enzyme produces the protein MFYSPINGDVKCHLCRHECRIAENKRGICGVRENRDGKLYSLVYGKAISYHVDPIEKKPLFHFLPGSTSFSFATAGCNFRCLHCQNWEISQLPHDKKEIPGINLGPEEIVELARKYRCESISYTYTEPTIFYEYAYDTAKLANKEGIKNIFVTNGYTGEDALREISPYLDAANIDLKGFTEEFYRKVCGAKLKPVLDNIKLYIELGIWIEVTTLLIPGYNDKDVRPIARFLKDVDENIPWHVTGFRPEYKLLNVESTTPESLVNARKIGLEEGLKHVYTGNVPGLEGENTYCPGCGTPLIKRIGFNVEIKDFENGKCKKCGTRIAGVF, from the coding sequence ATGTTTTATTCCCCTATAAATGGTGATGTGAAGTGTCACCTCTGCAGGCATGAATGTAGAATTGCTGAAAATAAGCGTGGGATATGTGGTGTCAGGGAAAATAGAGATGGAAAGCTCTACTCTTTAGTATATGGCAAAGCTATTTCCTACCATGTTGACCCTATCGAAAAGAAGCCTCTCTTTCACTTTCTTCCCGGAAGCACTTCCTTCTCCTTTGCAACTGCTGGCTGTAACTTCCGCTGTCTGCACTGCCAGAACTGGGAGATATCACAATTGCCACATGATAAAAAAGAAATCCCCGGTATAAATCTGGGCCCGGAAGAAATTGTTGAGCTTGCCAGAAAATACAGGTGCGAGAGTATATCATATACCTACACGGAGCCAACAATATTCTATGAGTATGCCTACGACACAGCAAAGCTTGCAAATAAGGAGGGGATAAAGAATATCTTTGTAACCAATGGCTATACCGGTGAAGACGCATTGAGAGAAATCTCACCTTATCTGGATGCAGCAAATATAGACCTCAAGGGTTTTACAGAGGAATTTTACAGAAAGGTATGTGGTGCAAAACTCAAACCTGTGCTGGATAACATCAAACTCTACATTGAACTTGGAATCTGGATTGAGGTGACCACACTTTTAATCCCGGGCTATAATGATAAAGATGTAAGACCAATAGCCAGATTTCTAAAAGATGTGGACGAAAATATCCCATGGCATGTAACTGGATTTCGTCCTGAATACAAGCTTTTAAATGTCGAGTCAACCACTCCCGAAAGTCTGGTAAACGCAAGAAAGATTGGTCTTGAAGAAGGGTTAAAGCATGTATATACAGGTAATGTACCAGGGCTTGAGGGTGAAAATACTTACTGCCCGGGCTGTGGTACCCCTCTTATTAAGAGAATCGGTTTCAATGTTGAAATCAAAGACTTTGAGAATGGAAAATGCAAGAAATGCGGCACCAGAATTGCAGGTGTATTCTAA
- the ybhF_2 gene encoding putative ABC transporter ATP-binding protein YbhF yields MILFREVSKNFGKLEALKDFNLNISDGELFALVGPNGAGKTTTLRILMGALRPSSGEVFVKGKSLLREPIEAKRIMGYLPEEPNLYERMTPREYLRFFSDLYGAGRERIDYLLEQMGMIEKADIKISTFSKGMRQRIAISRALLHDPEIIVLDEPTMGLDPITARELREFIAEQKGRKTVLLCTHYLFEAELLADRVGILNNGRLVAIGTPDELREESGKDNLEDIFFYFVRGGS; encoded by the coding sequence ATGATTCTCTTCAGAGAAGTTAGTAAGAACTTCGGGAAGCTTGAGGCTCTCAAGGATTTCAACCTGAACATTTCTGATGGAGAGCTATTTGCTCTGGTCGGGCCAAACGGTGCTGGAAAAACAACAACTCTGAGAATACTGATGGGCGCTCTCAGGCCAAGCAGCGGTGAGGTATTTGTGAAAGGAAAAAGCCTTCTGAGGGAGCCTATTGAGGCAAAAAGAATTATGGGGTATCTACCCGAGGAACCCAATCTCTATGAGAGGATGACTCCAAGGGAATACTTAAGATTTTTTTCTGACCTGTATGGTGCGGGTCGTGAGAGAATAGATTATCTACTGGAACAGATGGGCATGATAGAAAAGGCGGATATTAAAATCTCGACCTTTTCGAAGGGTATGAGGCAGCGTATTGCAATATCAAGGGCTCTTCTCCATGACCCCGAGATTATTGTTCTTGATGAACCAACCATGGGCCTTGACCCAATAACAGCAAGGGAACTCAGGGAGTTTATAGCAGAGCAGAAAGGAAGGAAGACTGTGCTTCTCTGCACACACTATCTTTTTGAGGCAGAACTTCTGGCTGACAGGGTTGGAATACTGAATAATGGCAGGCTGGTTGCCATTGGCACTCCTGATGAACTCAGAGAGGAGAGCGGGAAGGATAATCTTGAGGATATATTTTTCTACTTTGTAAGGGGCGGCTCATGA